Proteins encoded by one window of Salvia splendens isolate huo1 chromosome 5, SspV2, whole genome shotgun sequence:
- the LOC121803840 gene encoding uncharacterized protein LOC121803840 — MSDTEKVKIGGRGAYPYIKNDPPESGSKGYDEWEENDLVVFSWIVDNIENDIIADFAHHQTAKALWDNLTVTFESKADQYIIYDLEEKAINIKQGSMDLETYYRKIHGLWINIDRSQKQPVSCCDKGIEQFRNYSNSKRLIKFLTGLNQEYDSIRREILKEQPAPSVEAAYGWVKTEVARRRIMPPTSPPPTDEANGGTESSFGGGIR, encoded by the exons ATGTCAGATACAGAGAAA GTAAAGATTGGAGGCAGGGGTGCATACCCATACATCAAGAACGATCCCCCAGAATCGGGGAGTAAAGGGTATGACGAATGGGAAGAGAACGACCTCGTGGTATTCTCGTGGATTGTCGACAACATTGAAAACGACATCATTGCTGACTTCGCACACCATCAGACGGCGAAGGCTTTGTGGGACAATCTCACCGTGACGTTCGAGAGTAAAGCCGATCAATACATCATCTATGACCTGGAAGAGAAGGCAATTAACATCAAACAAGGAAGTATGGACCTGGAAACATACTACAGAAAGATCCATGGATTATGGATCAATATAGATCGAAGCCAAAAACAACCGGTTAGCTGCTGTGACAAGGGGATCGAACAATTCAGAAACTACTCAAACTCCAAAAGGCTCATCAAATTCCTGACCGGATTAAATCAGGAGTACGATTCAATCCGCagagagatattgaaggagcaACCGGCGCCATCAGTGGAGGCGGCGTACGGATGGGTGAAGACGGAGGTGGCTCGACGGAGAATCATGCCACCGACGTCGCCCCCACCCACCGACGAAGCTAATGGCGGAACCGAATCGTCATTTGGCGGAGGGATCAGATAA